ATCCAAAACGAAACTTCTAAGTAAATGACCAATTACGAAGAATATCAAAAAGTATAAGGTATCATGAATGAGGCTGTATTCTTTCACAAAAGTTGAGCAGCCCAAAGCTATCAAAGAAATAAAAAAAAGAAGCTTGTCGTTTATCTTTAGAGTTGTATTTAGAAAAAAGAATAGAATGGACACATTAAATAATGCATAAAGATACCAAAGTTGATCAATGGCACGGGGGTGAACTAATAATAAACCAAAGTCAATTAACCCTCTTTCTGCATTAGTGAACTTCGATAAAAGAATCTGAATGCTAATCTGGATGATACCCCAGATCAAGTAGGGGTAATAAATCGTGTTGATTTTATATCCAAAAAAGGCTTTGAATGTATTTCTTTTGGCAATACTCTTGGAAACGAAAAGGCCGGAGATCATAAAGAAAAGTGGCATTCTAAAACTGTATACGATTTCGTTCGCGTTAATAAGCCAGCTACTTACTTCTAATCCGCTGCGTTCAACACCTATTAAAATATGTCTATACACCACCAAAATAATTGCGATTCCTTTGGCATAATCAATCCAGCCAAGTCTGGCAATATTGTTCTTACTGATACCGGTGATTTTACTTACTGACATTGTATATTTACGACTCTTTTTAAGAATGAAATTTGGGCAAGAATAATAATAATTATTGGGTTAAATCCGGTTTTTTCGCGATTTCACAGCGTATTTCAATTCCACTTTTTGGTGTAGGTACTTTTCTCATTATTATCCGAAGTTTAACGAAGGAGGAGATGGGGGTTTGGGCTCTTTTTATGAGTATCACTACGGCGATAGAGGTTGGAAGAAATGGCTTGATCAAGGCTGCTATGGTGAAGTTTTTTACTGAAGCTGTAGATGAGCATAAGAAGGAGGTTTTGAGCAGCGCATTCTATATCAATTTGATTTATACAACGATAGTTCAGGTATTGCTTGTCGTTAGCAGTGGTTATTTGTCAGGTTTTTTTGAATCAGATCAACTTGGTCAAATGATTTTGTACTATTCCATAAGTGCTGTGCTATTTATTCCCTTTTCTCATTTGGAATATGTCCAACAGGCAAATTTGAATTTCAAAGGGATATTTATCAGCTATTTCGTAAAGCAAGGTTGGTTCTTTGCAACTATCTGTTTTCTGATATTAATTCTGGATCAAAATATTAGTTTAATCCAATTGGTTTTATTTCAGGCCATTAGTGTTTTTCTAGGCGCAGTATCATCCTATATTACTTCCAGGAAGTACTTGGTGTATAATCTGCGCTTATCATCAGAGTGGATTTCTAAATTGTTTTCTTTTGGGAAATATGGTTTATATACTAATTTAAGCAATTCGGCTCTTACCACCTCAGACCATATATTAATAGGGGGGCTGCTGTCATCTACTTCAGTCGCCATTCACAATGTAGCGGCTAGGATTACGAATGTGTTTGTAATTCCTTCAGTAGCTGTTGCTGATATATTATATCCTAAAACTGTTCGAGCCAATGAAGATGATGGGGTCAACGCTGTGAAATCATTATATGAAAAGGCAGTAGCTGCTACCTTGGTGCCGATGATCCCTGTGATCATAGTGGTTCAGCTTGTGCCAGAATTTATTATATACCTGCTGGCAGGATCGGATTATATTGAAGCGACTCCTATACTTAGAGTCACTATTTTAGGTATTATCATTTTGCCCTTTCTGAAGCAATTTGGGACCGTGATGAATACTTTGAATAAGCCACATTATAACTTCTACTTTGTTTTATGTATTGCCTTATTAAACATAGGTTTGAACTACCAATTGATTAGTATGTTTGGTATCTTAGGCGGAGCTATTGCGACCTTAATTTCATATGTTATAGGGTTTGTATCATGTCAGTTAATTCTTCAAAAAGTAGGTGGCATTTCAACCAGTGCTGTATTCAAATATACGATTAACTATTACACGCAAATGTTTAAATGGACCTTAACCAAAATCGCGAAGAAATAATATATCCCCCAATTGTTTGTCTTGGATTTACCCCTTGGAATGGTAATTATGCTAAAAGTACCACTCAGTTGATCAATAGATTAGCGAGGAACCATGAGATAATATATGTGGATTATCAATTTACCTTTAAGGATGTACTATACAGATTTTTAGGTAAAAGTGACCTTGATGTGGGACCAATAATCGGTACCAAAAAGAGCCTAAGAGTTGAGAGAACTGATCAAGGGACTGATGTGAATGTGCTTTCCTTACCGCCTGTTTTTCCTATCAATTGGATTGATTCTGAAAGCATTTTTCGTTTTGGACTAAAAGTGAATAGTTGGTTGATTCGAAGGAAAATCAAAAGTGCTGTTAAAAAAATGAAGTGGGATAAAATAGCTTTTGTAAGTGCTTATAATCCCTTCTTTGCTTTGGATTCAGTAGGAAAGCTCAATGAAGCCTTGCATTGCTATTATTGTTATGATGAGATCAGCGGTTCTCCTTGGGCTCAGAAATATGGCGCAGGAGTAGAGTTGGATTATATGAAGATGGTTGATATGATTTTTGTATCCTCTAGAACCCTTCAGAAATCAAAGGCTAAAACAAATCCAAATTGTGAGTTGATTCAAAATGGAGTAGATTTTAAATTTTTCAATGACTATTACATACAAAATGGATATAGTCGTGAGCCGGATAAAGTTGTAATTGGATATGTAGGTAGTTTAGATGAAAGGATTGATTATGCCTTGATTAGAAAGATAGCTGAACAGTTTTCCGATGCTGAGGTAAGGTTAATTGGTAGAGTAGTTTATCCAGATTTATTGGAAGAAATACGGGGAGTTGAAAATATCAAACTGATTGGGGCATTAGAATATGAAAAGTTGCCAAAAGAGTTGTCTAAATTTAATGTTGGTTTGATTCCATTTCTTAAAACAGTATTTACCAAGAATATTTATCCTTTAAAGATTAATGAGTATTTGGCAATGGCCTTACCAGTGGTAAAGTCAAATTTTTCCGAGTTACCTGAGTTTGATTCACTTGTATATACTGGTGATACACATGAGGAGTTTATCGCAAGTGTGGAGAGAGCTCTAGATGAGCCAGATAGGTACTTGATGAAAGAACGTATCGATATGGCATCTTCAAATTCATGGGACTTTAGTGTGGCAAAAATGTCACGTTTAATATCTGAAAAATTCAATTGAAAATAGAAGAAGTAATAAACCAGAACCCTAACAATGAAAATTAATAAAGTCATAATTTTCCTCTCTTTTCAGTCAATTTTATTGATCGGCGGACTTTCGGCACAAACAAGGGAATATCACATTCGTTCCATTGAGGAGCAAGAGAGAATTGATGCATTTGGTGAAAAA
This is a stretch of genomic DNA from Reichenbachiella ulvae. It encodes these proteins:
- a CDS encoding acyltransferase family protein gives rise to the protein MSVSKITGISKNNIARLGWIDYAKGIAIILVVYRHILIGVERSGLEVSSWLINANEIVYSFRMPLFFMISGLFVSKSIAKRNTFKAFFGYKINTIYYPYLIWGIIQISIQILLSKFTNAERGLIDFGLLLVHPRAIDQLWYLYALFNVSILFFFLNTTLKINDKLLFFISLIALGCSTFVKEYSLIHDTLYFLIFFVIGHLLRSFVLDESKSELFQSFIPFLILFPFFWGTQYYWLTHQDMNIYFFALIAVLGTLFVFSLSFILNKYQILSFLKIVGRHSLQVYLMHLIIVSAVRIIMVKFLSIDSPIAILLTGWVLGVYIPILAYQLLIPYGFGYFFKFKK
- a CDS encoding flippase encodes the protein MGKNNNNYWVKSGFFAISQRISIPLFGVGTFLIIIRSLTKEEMGVWALFMSITTAIEVGRNGLIKAAMVKFFTEAVDEHKKEVLSSAFYINLIYTTIVQVLLVVSSGYLSGFFESDQLGQMILYYSISAVLFIPFSHLEYVQQANLNFKGIFISYFVKQGWFFATICFLILILDQNISLIQLVLFQAISVFLGAVSSYITSRKYLVYNLRLSSEWISKLFSFGKYGLYTNLSNSALTTSDHILIGGLLSSTSVAIHNVAARITNVFVIPSVAVADILYPKTVRANEDDGVNAVKSLYEKAVAATLVPMIPVIIVVQLVPEFIIYLLAGSDYIEATPILRVTILGIIILPFLKQFGTVMNTLNKPHYNFYFVLCIALLNIGLNYQLISMFGILGGAIATLISYVIGFVSCQLILQKVGGISTSAVFKYTINYYTQMFKWTLTKIAKK
- a CDS encoding glycosyltransferase, giving the protein MDLNQNREEIIYPPIVCLGFTPWNGNYAKSTTQLINRLARNHEIIYVDYQFTFKDVLYRFLGKSDLDVGPIIGTKKSLRVERTDQGTDVNVLSLPPVFPINWIDSESIFRFGLKVNSWLIRRKIKSAVKKMKWDKIAFVSAYNPFFALDSVGKLNEALHCYYCYDEISGSPWAQKYGAGVELDYMKMVDMIFVSSRTLQKSKAKTNPNCELIQNGVDFKFFNDYYIQNGYSREPDKVVIGYVGSLDERIDYALIRKIAEQFSDAEVRLIGRVVYPDLLEEIRGVENIKLIGALEYEKLPKELSKFNVGLIPFLKTVFTKNIYPLKINEYLAMALPVVKSNFSELPEFDSLVYTGDTHEEFIASVERALDEPDRYLMKERIDMASSNSWDFSVAKMSRLISEKFN